TACAGCAGCTTTTTCGAGTTGGAGTATGACAAGGAACTAGGCTATCCCCGGAATCCTCAGCGGCGCGGCCCTCTGGTGTAGTCGCGGCAGACTAAACACACGGAGAAGTTTTCGGCCGGTCTTATGGTCGCCCGGGGAGTAAGGTGCCCAAGGCAAGTCGATCAGCGTCCCCACGTGCAAGTCACCAAAAAGCACGCGCACCAAGCGGCTGCTCACGCTCAGGGTTTCCTCTTTGAGGAGGATCAGCGCGCCGCATCGCTCTACGAGTATGAGGTAAATTTTCACAACCAGATCAAAGCCCGGCTTCTCGACACGGGCGCTGTTATTCAGATTATCCGCGAAACCACCATTGCGCCGGATGATTTTCTGAACTCGCTGGGCAAGCGGAGGCGACGAGTAGATGATCCGGCAACGATCGCATGGAATCTCTGTACGGCGACTGAACATCGAAACGAGGATCAGAATTGCGTTTTTGGTTTGCTTGTCTTTTTGTTGGGTCACGCTTTTCAGAGTTTCCAGCTGTTCGTCGACCATTGGAGTTCTCCGCGTGTTTTGGCCCACTAGCCTGGCGCGGTTATAGTGTCGAGATCCGGTTACTTCATTAACTTGAGATCAGTCGCATTGACCTGCGTATGCCCATTGAATAGAGCAATGCGTCGTGCATTAGAACTTGCGCACCCATTTTGCCGCATCATCTTTCGCCCCGACTAACAATGAATTTCACCCTGCGCGCCACTGATGGCGCCGCGCGCCGCGGCCGTCTGCGCTTCGCCCGCGGCGAGGTGGATACGCCTGCGTTCATGCCAGTCGGCACCTATGGCACCGTGAAGGCGATGACGCCGGAGGAACTGCGTGATATCGGCGCGCAGATCATTCTGGGCAACACGTTTCACCTCATGCTCCGGCCAGGTACGGAAATTGTACGCGCGCACGGCGGCCTGCATCGGTTCATGCACTGGGACGGGCCGATCCTGACGGACTCCGGCGGCTTTCAGGTGTTCAGCCTGGCCGCGAGCCGCACGCTCACGGAGGCGGGCGTGCACTTCCGTTCGCCGGTCAACGGCGACGCGGTGTTTCTAGATCCGGAGACGTCCATGCGCGTGCAGTGCGATCTTGGTGCCGACATCGTGATGGCGTTCGACGAATGCACGCCGTATCCGGCAACCGAGGCGCAGGCGCGCGAATCCATGGAATTGTCGATGCGCTGGGCGCGACGCAGCCGGGCCGCGCATGGCGATCTACAGGATACCGACGCCGCGGCGGCGCTGTTCGGCATCGTGCAGGGCGGGATGTACGCGCATCTCCGGCGCGCGTCGGTGGAGGCGCTGATGACGATCGGTTTCGACGGCTACGCGATCGGCGGTCTCGCAGTGGGCGAGAGCGCGTCCGAGCGCGGCGAGGTGCTGGCGGGGATCATCGACGAGTTGCCGCGCGAGCAGCCGCGTTATCTGATGGGCGTGGGCACGCCCGAGGATATCGTGGCGGCGGTGCGCCTTGGGGTGGACATGTTCGACTGCGTGATTCCGACCCGCAACGCGCGCACGGGTTTTCTTTATACGCACAGTGGTCTTGTCCGCATCCGCAACAGCCGTTACAAAAACGATCTGACGCCGCTGGACGAACATTGCGGCTGCTACACCTGCCGGCACTACTCGCGCGCCTATCTGCGGCATCTGGATCAGTGCCGGGAAATACTCGGTGCGCGGCTCAACACCATCCACAACCTTTACTACTATCAGCAGCTCATGTGCGGGTTGCGTGAGGCGATCACGCACGGCGACCTGGACGATTTCGCGGCGAGGTTTTACGCGGCCCGCGCGCAGGTGTAATAATGCGCGACTTCGAAAAGCCCCGAACCTTAGACCACACCTATGAGTTTTCTTATCAGTCAAGCGCACGCGCAGGCCGGCGGGCCGGCCGGCGGCGGCATAATCGAATTCGCCGTCATGATCGGGATTTTCTTCGCCATCATGTATGTCATGATTATCCGGCCGCAGTCCAAGCGCGCGAAGGAACACAAGCAGTTGCTGGAATCGCTCACCCGCGGCGACGAGGTGGTGACCTCCGGCGGCGTGCTGGGCAAAGTGACCGACGTGGGCGAGAGTTTCGTGCAGATGGAGGTCGCCAGCGGCGTGGACATCAACGTGCAGAAGCAGGCGATCGCGGCGGTGATGCCCAAGGGCACGATCCGCGCTGACGCGTCCGCGGACAGAAACAAACCGGAAAAAACCCGCAAGGATAAGGCGAAGAACGCGTCACAGACCTGAACGCATCGCGGAGCCGACAGTCGTGCCACGCGAGTGCGGCGGCGGTCGGTGAGCCACGGGTTATGCCCGTTGACTCGAAGCAGTCAAACCGATAGCGGTCATTAGGTCGCACCCAATATAAATATGTCTGGCTGCCTACGCGGAACGGCCCGTGCCGCACCGATCTCCATCGTCACGAATATTTCGCAAGCTAATGATAATTATAGTTTCAACACAGTCATTGCCTGAATAACCACGCCCACAGTCCACGCCCGTTATGATGAATCATTACCCCTGGTGGAAAAATCTCCTGATCTTAGGCGTCATGCTCATCGCCACGCTTTATGCGCTGCCGAATCTGTATCCCGAAGACCCGGCGGTGCAGATTTCGCCCGAGCGCGGCGCGCTGGAGCCCGGCTTGCAGGCGCGCGTGAGTGCATTGCTGAAGGATGACGGCATCGAGGCGCGGTCGATCGAGCGCGCGGAGGGCCAGTTGCTGGTGCGTTTCGGCGGTACAGACGAGCAGCTCGAAGCCAGGGATGTTCTCTCCACAGCGCTTAGCGGCGACTATGTGGTGGCGCTCAATCTCGCGCCGGCCACCCCCGGCTGGCTGCGCGCCATAAATGCGAGCCCCATGAATCTGGGACTGGACTTGCGCGGCGGTGTGCATTTTCTGCTCGAAGTGGACATGCAGGCCGCCGCGCAGAAGACACGCGACCGTTACGAGGACGAGTTCCGCAATCTGCTGCGTGAGCGGGATATTCGCTATCTGGGCGTCAGCCAGGGCCGCAGCCGTGTGGCTATCGATTTTTCCAGCGCGGCGTCGCGCGACCGGGCGTTGTCGGTGCTCGACAATGA
The nucleotide sequence above comes from Gammaproteobacteria bacterium. Encoded proteins:
- the tgt gene encoding tRNA guanosine(34) transglycosylase Tgt, with translation MNFTLRATDGAARRGRLRFARGEVDTPAFMPVGTYGTVKAMTPEELRDIGAQIILGNTFHLMLRPGTEIVRAHGGLHRFMHWDGPILTDSGGFQVFSLAASRTLTEAGVHFRSPVNGDAVFLDPETSMRVQCDLGADIVMAFDECTPYPATEAQARESMELSMRWARRSRAAHGDLQDTDAAAALFGIVQGGMYAHLRRASVEALMTIGFDGYAIGGLAVGESASERGEVLAGIIDELPREQPRYLMGVGTPEDIVAAVRLGVDMFDCVIPTRNARTGFLYTHSGLVRIRNSRYKNDLTPLDEHCGCYTCRHYSRAYLRHLDQCREILGARLNTIHNLYYYQQLMCGLREAITHGDLDDFAARFYAARAQV
- the yajC gene encoding preprotein translocase subunit YajC translates to MSFLISQAHAQAGGPAGGGIIEFAVMIGIFFAIMYVMIIRPQSKRAKEHKQLLESLTRGDEVVTSGGVLGKVTDVGESFVQMEVASGVDINVQKQAIAAVMPKGTIRADASADRNKPEKTRKDKAKNASQT
- the secD gene encoding protein translocase subunit SecD (part of the preprotein secretory system; when complexed with proteins SecF and YajC, SecDFyajC stimulates the proton motive force-driven protein translocation, and appears to be required for the release of mature proteins from the extracytoplasmic side of the membrane); this translates as MMNHYPWWKNLLILGVMLIATLYALPNLYPEDPAVQISPERGALEPGLQARVSALLKDDGIEARSIERAEGQLLVRFGGTDEQLEARDVLSTALSGDYVVALNLAPATPGWLRAINASPMNLGLDLRGGVHFLLEVDMQAAAQKTRDRYEDEFRNLLRERDIRYLGVSQGRSRVAIDFSSAASRDRALSVLDNEYSETLTFEETGSGNNYSLVARLTEPALEEIRRFALDQNITTLRNRVNELGVAEPVIQQQGQTRVVVQLPGVQDTARAKDILGATATLEFRMVDEQGDALA